GGAGAGACTCTTGAGATACCACCGAACAGCACGTTTGACGGGGCCGTACCGGCCATCGGTCAGGACGACTGCCCCTCGCCAGGCGTTGCGTCGCCCCTCGCGCAGTGTGAAAAACGAGAGCGTCTCGTCGAGTCGGCCAAGTGATTCGTCGACGTCGGCGATTCCGCCGGCGTAACGCTCTGCGATGAGGTCCTGTTCTTCGTCGACGAGGCTGCGCAAGACCCGATTTATCCGCCGGTGGTCGTCGTACTTCGCTCGTCTGTCGGGGTCGATACCGACTTCGGAGAGTGCCAACGCCAAGTCGTAGTTCACGTGTGCGTTGATGCCGAGGAGGATATCTTGGGACACGAGCGCGTCCCCTCGTACCGACGTCTCGAACGAGAGACGCCACGGGTCGGGAACCTCGTCGACGGTGCCGCGCTCGAATGCACAGAAGGCCCGGCGGTAGTGGTCGGCGAACGTGACGAGGTAGTCGGCGACCCACGCCGGGTCGTTGAACGCGTCGCGTGAGAGTCCCTCGTCGACCTCGGCAGTCACGCGCGCGTAGATGGTCAAGAATGCGGCGCGCCGGTCGTCACGCTCGTAGAGGAGCGATTCGAGAGCCGACAGTCGCTCGTGTGCGTCGGCGACGTCACGAAACGGGTCTTCGACGAGGTCCAGAACCGCCGCCGACGACTCGGGGCGGACACCGGACAACGAGGGGTTCGGCGTTCGCACTGCCGTCGTGAGTTTTCGCCCTTCGTCGAACGTCATCCGGCGCATCAGATGAGCTATCGATACGCGCGTTGGCTGCATAATGGTACCGTCGCCGAGATACTCAGAGCGAGCAGAGTGTCAGCCACGTCCGCCGGCTAACTTCGCCGCACCGGGGTGTCTCCGAAGTCGCCACATCGCGAGCGTTCCGACGGCCGGGCCGAGTGCGAGTGGGGCGAACGCCCACTGCCACCCCACGAGGGAGGCGACGATGGGCGTGAGTTGAATCGAGACGACGGTCAGCAGGAACCCGAACGCAGTCTGGAGTGTGAGCGCCGTGCCGAGATAACTCGAGTCCGCGAGTTCGGAGACGGCCGCGGAGAACTGTGCGGAGTCGGCGACGATGACGAATCCCCACCCGAGAACGAACGGAACGACGACGAGTGGGGAGGCGCCGAAGACGAGCCCCACGAGGAGGCTTGCGAGTCCGCTCACGACCAGACTTACCGCGGTGACGGTCGTCCGGCCCCAGATGTCGGCGGCACGTCCGGCGACCAGCGCACCGACGCCACCGATGGCGATGGCACCGAACGCAGTCAACGCGGCCGCTCTGGGCGTCGCCAGCGGGTGTGAGGAGGCGTCGTACGAGAGCGTGAGAAAGACCGGGAGCCACGTCCAAACGGCGTAGAGTTCCCACATGTGACCGAAGTACCCGGTGTTGGCGAGGAGCGTCGGTGGGTCACGGAGGATACGCCGAACTGCCGCCGGGTCGAACGGGGCGGCAGGAGATTGGTACGGGCCGGGACGCACACGGAGTACGACGACAGCACCGACCGTCGCGAGTGCTGCTGCACCGACCAAGACGAGCCGAGGTTGGTCGATACCACCCACAGCACGGAGGAGGTGTGGCAGTGCAGACCCGACGGTGAGAGCTCCGATGAGCGTCCCGATGGCCAATCCACGCTCTTCGCGGAACCACCCGGCGACGAGTTTCATCCCCGGCGGATAGACCCCCGCGAGGGCGACACCAGTGAGGAACCGGAGTCCAAGCGCGACGGTCGGTGACTGGACGACGGTGCCGAGAAGCACCGTCGCGGCAGCGCCGACGAGCGCCGACCCGGCAAAGAGGTAGCGTGGTTGGACGAGGTCAGAGAGCGTGAGTGCGGCAGATGCGAGCGCACCGACGACGAAGCCGAGTTGGACGGCAGTCGTCAACCACGCGGCTTGTTCGAGTGAGAGTCCCCACGCGACGGCGAGTTGGGGCGCGACGGCGCTGGCGCTGAACCACAACGACATCGCGAACAACTCCGCCACGGCGACGATTCCGAGGACCCGCCACTTCGAGGTCTTCACGGATGAACTGACGGGAGAGGAGACAAAAGTGGAATCGCGGCCGTGCATTCGAGTTGCGCAGGCGCGATACTCACGAACCCCGGCGCTTGAGACCAGACCGGTGGTCGATACGGAGTTCCCACCCGAGCATGTCCTGCATCGGTTCGGTCTCCGAGAAGAGACTCGGATACCACGCGTTGTCCTCGAGCGTCTCGTTCACGCGCGGCCACTCCTCGTCGGCGATGGGCAAGAGTTCGCCGTCGACCACGACGCTCTTCCACTCGTAGCGCGACGGGGAGTCCCAGACCGCGAAACTCGCCCGAACCGTCCGTTCGGCGAAATCTTCCTTCCGTGACAGCTCGCCGGGCCGGAGGAAGATGAAATAGAGGCGCCCCAGTTCGGCGTCGTACCCGAAGGAAATGGGAATTCCGTACGCGACACCGTCGTCCGCGAGCGAGAGGACGCCAACTCCTTGCTCTCGGAGGAGATTGTCTACCTCCTCATCAGACATCCCAACTCGATTACTTTCCGGGTATTCAGGGGCCATGGTATAGATACGCACGGGAAGAGCATAAGCCTGCCAGCGAACCGGAATATTCCGCCATCCACGACGCGGGTCTTATACCCGACGGCCACGAATCGCGTGCCGACACCCGGATGACGGTGAACACACTCCACCGGCCGACGCACCGCGACGCGCTCGTCCACCTCGAAGCGGCCTTCGAGCGCGACGACATGATTACCGTGTTCGGACGGTGTACCGTGGACTACGACGGCCGCGCGACGAGCGAACTCGGCCCCGGCGACCGACTGGTGATTCTGAAACCAGACGGCACCATCCTCGTCCACACCGACGAAAAACGGACGCCAGTCAACTGGCAACCACCGGGGTGTACGCACTCCGCGAGCGTCCGAGACGGCCGCTTGCGCATCCGCAGCACGCGGTCGAACCCGGACGAACGACTCGACGTCCACTTCGAGCGCGTCGAACAGTGTTCTGCCTACGGCGTGAACGACCGAAGTGACCTCGAACTCACCGGCAGCGAAGAGGACCTTCGACAGCACATCCTCTCGAACCCCTCGACGCTCGAATCCGGGTTCGACCCACTCGAAACGGAGCGCCAGAGCGACGCCGGGCCAATCGACATCTTCGGAGAGGACGCCGACGGCGTTCCCGTCGTCGTAGAGTTGAAGCGGCGGCGCGTCGGTCCCGCTGCAGCGAGTCAACTCCGCCGATACGTCGATGCACTCCGTCGGGAGTTCGGCGACGACGAACCGGTTCGCGGTATCCTCGTCGCACCCTCGGTCACCGACAGAGCAGCAGACTTGCTCGAACGGGAGGGATTAGAGTTCGTCGCCCTCGACCCCGAGACGGGAGCACCGCCGGTCGAAGACGAGGCCAACGAAGACGACACTGACGAGAAACCTGACGGCGAAACCGGTGACGAAGCGGACGGCGAAACCCGCGACGAGTAATCAGTCGAGCCCGGCGAGAGCAGCGAAGTTCTCGACGGTGTTCACGGCCGTCACGTCGTCGAAGTCGCGGTCCGAATCGTCCTCCGGCCACCCGAAGTCGTCGGCGATGCGGTCGAACAACGCCGCGGTGAACTCGGGATGGTACTGGACCGTCCAGACGGGTGCAGACTCGTGACGGGTCGCGAGATGGTCGTAGTAGTCGGCCGAGGCAATCGTCTCCATTCGCTTCCCCGGTTCGACCACGTAGTCACCGTGGACCATCGGAATCGTGCTGGCTATCCCCTCGAACACTGGGTCGTCGGCGAGGTCGACGTCGACGAGACCACGTTTCTGGTCGCCTGCTTCGACAGTTCCGCCGAGTGCGTCGTTGACGAGTTGGTGACCGAAGCAGACGCCGAGAGTTGGAATCTCTCGTGCGACGAGTTCGCGGACGAGACGCCGGCCATCGTCTATCCACGGCCGCTCGTCGGCCTCGTAGACGCCCGCGGTACTCCCGGTGACGACGACGGCGTCGACGTCCGAGAGCGACGGGAGGCCGTCACTGGGAAGCGAGTGGACGACCCCGTCACGGCCATCGAGGGCGAGGTCGGCAAGTGCGTCAGTGAAGTACGACGGCCCATCTAGGGCCATCGTATCGCAGACGAGCAACATCGTCTATGCTGAGGTGAAGGCATCTCATAAGGATGTTCATCGATACCGAAACCCACGCTTCTGCGGTATCCAACGGTGCTGGTCGTGTGAGTGGCACACACACGCAGTTTGCCGAGTGAAGCTTCGAAGCGTTTTTAGCCCGCCTGACCCTTCGGTTTCACAAGTAACCATGTCAGACAAACCCGCCTCTATGTACCGGGAAATCAAGAACCCGGCGTACACGCGACGCGAGTACATCACGGGAATTCCCGGTTCCAAGATCGCACAGCACAACATGGGCGACCTGCAGGCGGACCCCGAGGACTACCCTGTCCAGATCTCCCTGAAGGTCGAAGAAGACGTTCAGATTCGACACGGTTCGCTCGAATCCGCACGTCTCTCTGCTAACCGCCTGATGCTCAAGAACGCAGGCGAGAAGCAGTACAAGATGATTCTGCGCAAGTTCCCGCACCACGTCATCCGCGAGAACAAGCAGGCAACCGGTGCAGGTGCAGACCGTGTTTCTGACGGAATGCGCCAGTCCTTCGGGAAGGTCGTCGGGACCGCAGCACGCATCCCCCGTGGCGAGACCGTCTTCACCATCTACTGCGACGTCGAAGACGCAGCGATTGCGAAGGACGCCTTCCGCCGCGCCTACAACAAGATGTCGCCGCCGTGCCGCATCGTCGTCGAACGCGGCGAAGAACTGCTCGTCGCGTAAATTCGCACGAGTTTCCGCGAACCACCCCACTTTTGACCACACACATCGCCTCGTAGCGTATGCTCCGTCTGGCGGTGACGACCAACAGCGAGACGTTCGAGCGGATGCGCGAGCCGCTCGCCGCGCGTGGCATCGACGTCGGACACCTCCGCGCCAAAGAGTTCGCACTCGACCTCTCGACGCCGCCGAGTGACGAGTTCGACGTCGGATTCGTCTACCCCACTCGGCCGATGGAGGGAGGCGTCGTCGCGGCGAGATACGACATCCCGTGGGTGAACACGCGCGACGACGTCCTGACCTCGCGAAACAAGGCGGGTGTCATCGCAGCACTCTCGCGAGCGAACATCCCCGTCCTCCGAAGCGTCTACGTCTCGAACCCGACTACCGACGCGTCGCTCATGGAGGCCATCGACCGGGCGAACTTCGACTACCCCGTCGTCGTCAAGCCGAACTCGACGACCCGCGGTGTCGGCATCGCAAAAGCCCACGACCCCGACTCGCTGTCGGGCCTCGTCGACCACCTGAACCTCGTCCACGACTACCGAGCGACCGGCGACAAATCGTATCTCGTCCAAGAGTGGCTTCCGGACGCTCGTGATTACCGCGCGATGGTCGTCGACGGAACAGTGGTCGGTGCAGTCGAACGTCGTCTACCCGAGCGCGCACGCGCAGACGGGCGATGGAAACACAACGTCCACCGCGGGGCCGACGCAGTCGGCGTCGACCTCCCCGAAACACACCGACGCCTCGCGGAGTCGGTCGCCGAGGAACTGGGCATCCGCTATCTCGGTGTCGACCTCCTCGAGTCGGGAGACCGTCTCGTCGTCTCGGAGACGAACGCGCGGCCAACCATCGACGACGACACGAAGTACGACGACGACTTCTTCGACCGACTGGCAGCGCTGGTCGAACAGGTTGCGAAAAACTCGTAATGCTGCCGTCTCGGTCGCCGATTACTCGACGTCGATAGCGGCAGAATCCTCAGCGCGGTCGAACGTGACCTGCAGGACGCCGTTGTTGAAGGTGGCTTTCGCGGAGTGTTCGTCGACGCGTGCCGGGAGGCGGATGCGTTCGTCGAACTCGCGGCGGTCACCGGCGGCACTAATCGTCAGCGTTTCGCCATCGCACTTGAGGTCG
The genomic region above belongs to Haloferax marinisediminis and contains:
- a CDS encoding DUF5995 family protein — protein: MQPTRVSIAHLMRRMTFDEGRKLTTAVRTPNPSLSGVRPESSAAVLDLVEDPFRDVADAHERLSALESLLYERDDRRAAFLTIYARVTAEVDEGLSRDAFNDPAWVADYLVTFADHYRRAFCAFERGTVDEVPDPWRLSFETSVRGDALVSQDILLGINAHVNYDLALALSEVGIDPDRRAKYDDHRRINRVLRSLVDEEQDLIAERYAGGIADVDESLGRLDETLSFFTLREGRRNAWRGAVVLTDGRYGPVKRAVRWYLKSLSMGAGHFILAPTTNAAVRERLERLEDGGPTTRSEA
- a CDS encoding MFS transporter; this encodes MHGRDSTFVSSPVSSSVKTSKWRVLGIVAVAELFAMSLWFSASAVAPQLAVAWGLSLEQAAWLTTAVQLGFVVGALASAALTLSDLVQPRYLFAGSALVGAAATVLLGTVVQSPTVALGLRFLTGVALAGVYPPGMKLVAGWFREERGLAIGTLIGALTVGSALPHLLRAVGGIDQPRLVLVGAAALATVGAVVVLRVRPGPYQSPAAPFDPAAVRRILRDPPTLLANTGYFGHMWELYAVWTWLPVFLTLSYDASSHPLATPRAAALTAFGAIAIGGVGALVAGRAADIWGRTTVTAVSLVVSGLASLLVGLVFGASPLVVVPFVLGWGFVIVADSAQFSAAVSELADSSYLGTALTLQTAFGFLLTVVSIQLTPIVASLVGWQWAFAPLALGPAVGTLAMWRLRRHPGAAKLAGGRG
- a CDS encoding pyridoxamine 5'-phosphate oxidase family protein gives rise to the protein MAPEYPESNRVGMSDEEVDNLLREQGVGVLSLADDGVAYGIPISFGYDAELGRLYFIFLRPGELSRKEDFAERTVRASFAVWDSPSRYEWKSVVVDGELLPIADEEWPRVNETLEDNAWYPSLFSETEPMQDMLGWELRIDHRSGLKRRGS
- the nucS gene encoding endonuclease NucS; translation: MTVNTLHRPTHRDALVHLEAAFERDDMITVFGRCTVDYDGRATSELGPGDRLVILKPDGTILVHTDEKRTPVNWQPPGCTHSASVRDGRLRIRSTRSNPDERLDVHFERVEQCSAYGVNDRSDLELTGSEEDLRQHILSNPSTLESGFDPLETERQSDAGPIDIFGEDADGVPVVVELKRRRVGPAAASQLRRYVDALRREFGDDEPVRGILVAPSVTDRAADLLEREGLEFVALDPETGAPPVEDEANEDDTDEKPDGETGDEADGETRDE
- a CDS encoding type 1 glutamine amidotransferase, with the translated sequence MLLVCDTMALDGPSYFTDALADLALDGRDGVVHSLPSDGLPSLSDVDAVVVTGSTAGVYEADERPWIDDGRRLVRELVAREIPTLGVCFGHQLVNDALGGTVEAGDQKRGLVDVDLADDPVFEGIASTIPMVHGDYVVEPGKRMETIASADYYDHLATRHESAPVWTVQYHPEFTAALFDRIADDFGWPEDDSDRDFDDVTAVNTVENFAALAGLD
- a CDS encoding 50S ribosomal protein L16; the protein is MSDKPASMYREIKNPAYTRREYITGIPGSKIAQHNMGDLQADPEDYPVQISLKVEEDVQIRHGSLESARLSANRLMLKNAGEKQYKMILRKFPHHVIRENKQATGAGADRVSDGMRQSFGKVVGTAARIPRGETVFTIYCDVEDAAIAKDAFRRAYNKMSPPCRIVVERGEELLVA
- a CDS encoding ATP-grasp domain-containing protein produces the protein MLRLAVTTNSETFERMREPLAARGIDVGHLRAKEFALDLSTPPSDEFDVGFVYPTRPMEGGVVAARYDIPWVNTRDDVLTSRNKAGVIAALSRANIPVLRSVYVSNPTTDASLMEAIDRANFDYPVVVKPNSTTRGVGIAKAHDPDSLSGLVDHLNLVHDYRATGDKSYLVQEWLPDARDYRAMVVDGTVVGAVERRLPERARADGRWKHNVHRGADAVGVDLPETHRRLAESVAEELGIRYLGVDLLESGDRLVVSETNARPTIDDDTKYDDDFFDRLAALVEQVAKNS
- a CDS encoding Hsp20/alpha crystallin family protein, encoding MVRDDRDDPFDNIFDEIERMMNDMTGGDAGFASETHIDVYDEGSTLRLVADLPGVDKDAIDLKCDGETLTISAAGDRREFDERIRLPARVDEHSAKATFNNGVLQVTFDRAEDSAAIDVE